A single genomic interval of Polynucleobacter necessarius harbors:
- the ygiD gene encoding 4,5-DOPA dioxygenase extradiol: protein MTSHRQPAVFAGHGSPMYAIEPNRYTAAWSALGKSLNRPDAILVISAHWVTRGVWVTAMNKPKTIHDFGGFPQALFDIQYPAPGSPALADRVQELLNVPVVLEENEWGIDHGAWSVLKYLYPYADVPVVQLSLDGSISAREHYELAKQLRPLRDENILILSSGNVVHNLRTIRWQDDAQPYPWAQDFNEFFSAKINANHHGPLIDWERYGEAAHLSIPTAEHYWPALYTLALQYEGEQAKVFTDGIEMGSISMLCFSI, encoded by the coding sequence ATGACTAGCCATCGCCAACCTGCGGTATTCGCTGGCCATGGCAGTCCGATGTATGCCATAGAGCCAAACCGCTATACAGCGGCATGGTCTGCTCTAGGAAAATCACTTAATCGTCCTGACGCAATATTGGTGATTTCAGCGCATTGGGTAACCCGCGGAGTATGGGTTACCGCAATGAATAAACCCAAAACGATTCACGATTTCGGCGGCTTTCCGCAAGCGCTCTTTGATATTCAATATCCTGCGCCAGGCAGTCCCGCTTTGGCTGATCGCGTCCAAGAATTATTAAATGTCCCGGTGGTGCTCGAAGAGAATGAATGGGGCATTGATCATGGCGCATGGTCTGTCCTGAAATATCTGTATCCATATGCGGATGTGCCGGTAGTGCAGCTGAGTTTAGATGGATCGATATCGGCGCGAGAGCATTACGAGCTTGCTAAACAGCTCCGCCCACTACGTGATGAAAATATTCTCATTTTGTCGAGCGGCAATGTGGTGCATAACTTGCGCACCATTCGTTGGCAGGATGACGCTCAACCTTACCCATGGGCACAAGACTTTAATGAGTTTTTCAGTGCAAAAATAAATGCAAATCATCATGGGCCCTTAATTGATTGGGAGCGCTATGGTGAAGCCGCTCATTTATCGATCCCGACTGCAGAACACTACTGGCCCGCTTTGTATACATTGGCTCTGCAGTATGAGGGCGAGCAAGCAAAGGTATTTACGGATGGGATCGAGATGGGTTCTATCAGTATGCTGTGTTTTTCCATTTAA
- a CDS encoding site-2 protease family protein — MITDYSIQAVAINAIPLIFAITIHEAAHGYAARKFGDNTAYMLGRVSLNPAKHIDPVGTILIPLVLMLTGSPFLVGYAKPVPVNFGRLRNPRLDSIWVALAGPGSNFIQALIWLTLLILLVGFGVNEKFLISMSQAGITWNLGLLVFNLFPLPPLDGGRVLASLLPARQSIALGKVEPWGFFIVLGLVFTGVIGALWINPLMNFFEWLILLLTSPLRMIF, encoded by the coding sequence ATGATTACTGACTATTCTATCCAAGCTGTCGCAATTAATGCGATTCCCCTAATTTTCGCCATCACCATCCACGAAGCAGCCCATGGTTACGCTGCCCGCAAATTTGGGGATAACACAGCCTATATGCTGGGACGGGTCAGCCTAAACCCAGCCAAACATATAGACCCCGTAGGAACCATCTTGATTCCACTGGTCTTAATGCTGACGGGATCCCCTTTTTTAGTTGGATACGCCAAACCAGTACCCGTGAACTTTGGCCGCCTCAGAAACCCCAGACTTGACTCAATCTGGGTTGCTTTGGCAGGCCCGGGATCGAATTTCATCCAAGCTCTTATATGGCTGACTCTTTTAATCCTATTGGTGGGGTTCGGTGTAAACGAGAAATTTCTAATCTCAATGTCACAAGCGGGCATTACTTGGAATCTAGGCTTACTCGTATTTAATCTATTTCCCTTGCCTCCTCTAGACGGTGGTCGCGTTCTGGCAAGCCTGCTTCCCGCACGCCAATCTATTGCCTTGGGCAAAGTAGAGCCCTGGGGCTTTTTTATAGTTTTAGGACTGGTATTCACAGGGGTGATAGGCGCCTTATGGATAAACCCCTTGATGAACTTCTTTGAATGGCTCATTCTTTTACTAACAAGCCCCTTAAGAATGATTTTTTAA